In Acinonyx jubatus isolate Ajub_Pintada_27869175 chromosome B3, VMU_Ajub_asm_v1.0, whole genome shotgun sequence, a genomic segment contains:
- the BRF1 gene encoding transcription factor IIIB 90 kDa subunit isoform X3 produces the protein MTALRLLQRMKRDWMHTGRRPSGLCGAALLVAARMHDFRRTVKEVIGVVKVCESTLRKRLTEFEDTPTSQLTVDEFMKIDLEEECDPPSYTAGQRKLRLKQLEQVLSKKLEEVEGEISTYQDAIENELESSRPKAKGALANLTRDGSVEDTASSVFGEDDAEDEELEAAASHLNKDFYQEILGSGLSSSSEGAGDPEGGARPPALESLLGPLPTAASLGISDSIRECISSQSQDPTDACGDGELDLSGIDDLEIDRYILNEAEARVKAELWMRENAEYLREQREKEARIAKEKELGIYKEHKPKKSCKRREPIQASTAGEAIEKMLEQKKISSKINYSVLRDLNSKGGGGLQEEDAQPEGRTATRKLSRRKTPARRHRADPGTSVGKRLRPMVSAQPAKKAAAGEPLPLSPSTLGAEPARPTAVLVESGPVSYHPEDDPDEDDPDEDDGEPCVSALQMMGSGDYGCDGEEDDGY, from the exons ATGACGGCCCTGAGGCTCCTGCAGAGGATGAAGAGGGACTGGATGCACACTGGCCGGCGCCCCTCGGGCCTCTGTGGAGCAG CACTTCTGGTTGCAGCCAGGATGCACGATTTCCGGAGAACCGTCAAAGAGGTCATCGGCGTGGTCAAGGTGTGCGAGTCCACGTTGCGGAAGAG GCTGACGGAGTTCGAAGACACGCCCACCAGCCAGCTGACCGTGGACGAGTTCATGAAGATCGATCTGGAGGAGGAGTGTGACCCCCCTTCATACACAGCTGGGCAGCGGAAGCTGCGCCTGAAGCAG CTTGAACAAGTTCTGTCCAAAAAACTGGAGGAAGTTGAAG GTGAGATATCCACCTACCAGGACGCGATTGAGAACGAGCTGGAGAGCAGCCGGCCCAAGGCAAAGGGGGCCCTCGCCAACCTGACCAGAGACG GCTCCGTGGAGGACACCGCGTCCAGTGTATTTGGGGAAGACGATGCCGAGGACGAGGAGTTGGAAGCCGCTGCCAGCCACCTGAACAAGGACTTTTACCAGGAGATCCTTGGTAGCGGCTTGTCCAGCAGTTCCGAGGGGGCCGGAGACCCCGAGGGGGGCGCCAGGCCCCCTGCCCTGGAGTCCCTGCTTGGCCCCCTGCCCACCGCGGCCAGCCTGGGCATCTCAGACTCCATCCGAGAGTGCATCTCCTCCCAGAGCCAGGACCCCA CGGACGCATGTGGGGACGGCGAGCTGGACCTCAGTGGCATCGACGACCTGGAGATCGACAGG TACATCCTGAACGAGGCGGAAGCCCGCGTGAAGGCCGAGCTGTGGATGCGGGAGAACGCAGAGTACCTGCGGGAGCAGAGGG AGAAAGAAGCAAGAATAGCAAAGGAGAAGGAGCTTGGTATCTACAAGGAGCACAAG CCCAAGAAGTCCTGCAAACGCCGGGAGCCGATCCAGGCCAGCACGGCCGGGGAGGCCATCGAGAAGATGCTGGAGCAGAAGAAAATCTCCAGCAAGATCAACTACAGCGTGCTCCGGGACCTCAACAGCAAGGGCGGGGGCGGTCTGCAGGAGGAGGACGCACAGCCCGAGGGGCGGACCGCCACCCGGAAGCTGTCTCGGAGGAAAACGCCCGCCAGGAGGCACAGGGCCGACCCCGGGACCAGCGTGGGGAAGAG GTTGAGGCCAATGGTGTCTGCGCAGCCGGCCAAGAAGGCGGCCGCAGGAGAG CCCTTGCCCCTGAGCCCGTCCACCCTGGGAGCCGAGCCCGCCAGGCCCACAGCGGTGCTGGTGGAGAGCGGGCCCGTGTCGTACCACCCCGAGGACGACCCCGATGAGGACGACCCCGACGAGGACGACGGGGAGCCCTGTGTCAGCGCCCTGCAGATGATGGGCAGTGGCG ATTATGGTTGTGATGGCGAGGAGGACGACGGGTACTGA
- the BRF1 gene encoding transcription factor IIIB 90 kDa subunit isoform X4, whose amino-acid sequence MHDFRRTVKEVIGVVKVCESTLRKRLTEFEDTPTSQLTVDEFMKIDLEEECDPPSYTAGQRKLRLKQLEQVLSKKLEEVEGEISTYQDAIENELESSRPKAKGALANLTRDGSVEDTASSVFGEDDAEDEELEAAASHLNKDFYQEILGSGLSSSSEGAGDPEGGARPPALESLLGPLPTAASLGISDSIRECISSQSQDPTDACGDGELDLSGIDDLEIDRYILNEAEARVKAELWMRENAEYLREQREKEARIAKEKELGIYKEHKPKKSCKRREPIQASTAGEAIEKMLEQKKISSKINYSVLRDLNSKGGGGLQEEDAQPEGRTATRKLSRRKTPARRHRADPGTSVGKRLRPMVSAQPAKKAAAGEPLPLSPSTLGAEPARPTAVLVESGPVSYHPEDDPDEDDPDEDDGEPCVSALQMMGSGDYGCDGEEDDGY is encoded by the exons ATGCACGATTTCCGGAGAACCGTCAAAGAGGTCATCGGCGTGGTCAAGGTGTGCGAGTCCACGTTGCGGAAGAG GCTGACGGAGTTCGAAGACACGCCCACCAGCCAGCTGACCGTGGACGAGTTCATGAAGATCGATCTGGAGGAGGAGTGTGACCCCCCTTCATACACAGCTGGGCAGCGGAAGCTGCGCCTGAAGCAG CTTGAACAAGTTCTGTCCAAAAAACTGGAGGAAGTTGAAG GTGAGATATCCACCTACCAGGACGCGATTGAGAACGAGCTGGAGAGCAGCCGGCCCAAGGCAAAGGGGGCCCTCGCCAACCTGACCAGAGACG GCTCCGTGGAGGACACCGCGTCCAGTGTATTTGGGGAAGACGATGCCGAGGACGAGGAGTTGGAAGCCGCTGCCAGCCACCTGAACAAGGACTTTTACCAGGAGATCCTTGGTAGCGGCTTGTCCAGCAGTTCCGAGGGGGCCGGAGACCCCGAGGGGGGCGCCAGGCCCCCTGCCCTGGAGTCCCTGCTTGGCCCCCTGCCCACCGCGGCCAGCCTGGGCATCTCAGACTCCATCCGAGAGTGCATCTCCTCCCAGAGCCAGGACCCCA CGGACGCATGTGGGGACGGCGAGCTGGACCTCAGTGGCATCGACGACCTGGAGATCGACAGG TACATCCTGAACGAGGCGGAAGCCCGCGTGAAGGCCGAGCTGTGGATGCGGGAGAACGCAGAGTACCTGCGGGAGCAGAGGG AGAAAGAAGCAAGAATAGCAAAGGAGAAGGAGCTTGGTATCTACAAGGAGCACAAG CCCAAGAAGTCCTGCAAACGCCGGGAGCCGATCCAGGCCAGCACGGCCGGGGAGGCCATCGAGAAGATGCTGGAGCAGAAGAAAATCTCCAGCAAGATCAACTACAGCGTGCTCCGGGACCTCAACAGCAAGGGCGGGGGCGGTCTGCAGGAGGAGGACGCACAGCCCGAGGGGCGGACCGCCACCCGGAAGCTGTCTCGGAGGAAAACGCCCGCCAGGAGGCACAGGGCCGACCCCGGGACCAGCGTGGGGAAGAG GTTGAGGCCAATGGTGTCTGCGCAGCCGGCCAAGAAGGCGGCCGCAGGAGAG CCCTTGCCCCTGAGCCCGTCCACCCTGGGAGCCGAGCCCGCCAGGCCCACAGCGGTGCTGGTGGAGAGCGGGCCCGTGTCGTACCACCCCGAGGACGACCCCGATGAGGACGACCCCGACGAGGACGACGGGGAGCCCTGTGTCAGCGCCCTGCAGATGATGGGCAGTGGCG ATTATGGTTGTGATGGCGAGGAGGACGACGGGTACTGA